Proteins encoded within one genomic window of Glycine soja cultivar W05 chromosome 1, ASM419377v2, whole genome shotgun sequence:
- the LOC114411280 gene encoding uncharacterized protein LOC114411280, whose protein sequence is MGTKSLLMLKSHIDSINIRVVNDFVCVNMLWAFASLRVFVCNYVFYEFGLVIRYIFRFLHLGDAEDEIIVQKLKHVERNQVSDSEIDGFQEELASFLFWSEDFHEETEAETESSVSFMEVAPESEKRDGDTDCSAFSMEIIALEREKRDGETECSVFMDTHCDVHEDGVKTEVPTESSVSEEIDSDIREDGMSRGIEEKGSSFMNSDTDNYVTHDNNREIERETQELGFMETDSDVHEDGKRNDEDETENSVFVENDSDLHRRIMEREEEEIKEHVSAEIDTVVHEEFKKIDENETGSGVLMENVSSETVNDDGAETDENDEGFVHGEDTKIEEKEEETYGHVFVDTNSVTTTSKCEYLSGKDISGFMEEPTTLRFSFREFHMGLDISTVSDNAYASPKIITDKEFSEFGSEKKPVAQAQTEDSVQEEVSAPSTHIPLHFESNMFGGSDSSDEDYFLYNENSVTSDSESESSSSSGLNWGNSNKMDDSIVYQFLGGKNDGEGFQPEILKLMLREERKEVVEEKQSSCDGKVSEFNAHAIYSGDGYMEMEPCMKGLNSLNAHGFGGKESGKSGVKDQKEGSQNGYVCSGLKKSEEIRWEDELSDSESDEGDFEWEHDDLVEQLKLELKNSRQGGLATIVEEEEEAEEEVVVVEEEEEEQERVSPRVVEDPKPVEIEEKLEYKDQIDEIDKVYKSYAEKMKKLDILNYQTMHALGLLQLKDPLKLISFPKSAIQGAKPVISQNLWPRKASKNSSDPLVKLVHELQRDLELVYVGQVCLSWEILCWQHKKALELQQYDSQGSHSHRYNHVAGEFQLFQVLVQRFIENEPFQGPRLQNYVKNRCVIRNLLQVPGIKDDSKVDEEEDAIASGKLADIIKESMRVFWEFVRADKDYGNVIFKASRHNRIDLKDPMISGLMVDIKTQLQKKERRLKDIVRTGNCIVKKFQKHHEDELDHEQLVARVGLRLISRVVNMSKLRKEQLIWCNEKLLRIKFLSRKIVQVEPSFLLFPC, encoded by the exons ATGGGTACTAAGAGTCTCTTAATGCTTAAGTCCCACATTGATTCCATCAACATACGAGTTGTGAATGATTTTGTTTGTGTGAACATGTTGTGGGCCTTTGCTTCTCTGCGGGTGTTTGTTTGCAACTATGTTTTCTATGAGTTTGGATTGGTGATCAGATATATTTTCAG GTTTCTTCATTTGGGAGATGCAGAAGATGAGATCATTGTTCAGAAACTAAAACACGTTGAAAGGAACCAGGTTTCTGATTCTGAGATTGATGGGTTCCAAGAGGAGCTGGCTAGTTTTCTGTTTTGGAGTGAAGATTTTCATGAAGAGACAGAGGCAGAAACAGAGAGCTCTGTTTCTTTCATGGAGGTTGCTCCTGAAAGTGAGAAAAGAGATGGAGACACAGATTGCTCTGCTTTTTCCATGGAGATTATTGCTCTTGAAAGGGAGAAAAGAGATGGAGAAACAGAGTGCTCTGTTTTTATGGACACCCACTGTGATGTTCATGAAGATGGGGTGAAAACAGAGGTGCCTACAGAGAGCTCTGTTTCAGAAGAGATTGACTCGGACATTCGTGAAGATGGTATGAGTAGGGGAATAGAAGAAAAAGGATCTTCTTTTATGAATAGTGACACTGACAACTACGTTACTCATGACAATAATAGGGAAATCGAAAGAGAAACGCAGGAGCTTGGTTTCATGGAGACTGACTCAGATGTTCATGAAGATGGTAAAAGAAATGATGAAGATGAAACAGAGAACTCTGTTTTCGTGGAGAATGACTCTGATCTCCATCGAAGAATAatggagagagaagaagaagaaataaaagaacatgtttctGCGGAGATTGATACTGTTGTTCATGAAGAATTCaagaaaattgatgaaaatgaaACTGGGAGTGGTGTTTTAATGGAGAATGTCTCTAGTGAAACTGTAAATGATGATGGTGCGGAAACAGATGAAAATGATGAGGGCTTTGTTCATGGAGAAGATACAaagatagaagaaaaagaagaagaaacatatgGGCATGTTTTTGTGGACACTAACTCTGTAACAACCACAAGTAAGTGTGAGTACTTATCAGGAAAAGATATAAGTGGGTTCATGGAGGAACCAACAACATTGAGGTTCAGTTTTCGAGAATTTCACATGGGTCTAGATATTTCAACTGTTTCTGACAATGCATATGCCAGTCCAAAAATTATTACCGACAAGGAATTTTCAGAGTTTGGTTCAGAGAAAAAGCCTGTGGCTCAAGCACAAACAGAGGACTCTGTTCAAGAAGAGGTTTCAGCACCTTCTACCCATATCCCACTTCACTTTGAGAGTAACATGTTTGGTGGATCCGATTCATCTGATGAAGATTATTTTCTTTACAATGAAAACTCAGTGACATCCGATTCGGAGTCGGAGTCATCTAGCTCAAGTGGTTTGAACTGGGGCAACAGCAACAAAATGGATGATTCAATTGTATACCAGTTTCTGGGTGGTAAAAATGATGGTGAAGGATTTCAACCTGAGATTCTGAAGCTGATGTTgagggaagaaagaaaagaagttgTGGAGGAGAAGCAATCTTCATGTGATGGAAAAGTTTCAGAATTTAATGCTCATGCCATTTATTCTGGAGATGGGTATATGGAAATGGAACCTTGCATGAAGGGTTTGAATTCCTTAAATGCACATGGTTTTGGTGGTAAAGAATCTGGAAAATCTGGGGTTAAAGATCAAAAAGAAGGTTCACAAAATGGATATGTGTGCAGTGGCTTGAAGAAAAGTGAAGAAATTAGGTGGGAAGATGAATTGAGTGATTCAGAATCTGATGAGGGTGACTTTGAATGGGAGCATGATGATTTAGTTGAACAGCTGAAATTGGAGTTGAAAAATTCAAGGCAAGGAGGACTTGCCACAATtgtagaagaagaggaagaggcgGAGgaagaggtggtggtggtggaggaggaggaggaggagcagGAAAGAGTGTCCCCAAGAGTGGTTGAAGATCCAAAGCCAGTGGAAATTGAAGAGAAGCTTGAATACAAGGATCAAATTGATGAAATTGATAAAGTTTACAAGAGCTATGCAGAGAAGATGAAGAAACTTGATATCTTGAATTACCAGACCATGCATGCATTAG GTCTGCTTCAACTAAAAGACcctctaaaattaatttcatttccaaaatcCGCAATCCAAGGTGCAAAGCCTGTAATCTCTCAGAACTTGTGGCCACGCAAAGCTTCAAAGAACTCATCAGATCCATTGGTAAAGCTTGTTCATGAACTGCAGAGAGATTTGGAATTAGTATATGTTGGGCAAGTTTGCCTCTCTTGGGAAATCCTTTGTTGGCAACACAAGAAAGCCCTTGAGTTACAACAATATGATTCACAAGGGTCTCATAGTCATAGGTATAACCATGTTGCTGGTGAGTTTCAACTTTTTCAAGTCCTAGTTCAGAGATTCATAGAGAATGAGCCATTTCAAGGCCCTAGGCTACAGAACTATGTCAAGAACCGTTGCGTGATTCGCAACTTGCTCCAAGTTCCAGGCATTAAAG ATGATAGTAAAGTTGATGAGGAGGAGGATGCAATTGCTAGTGGAAAGTTGGCAGATATCATCAAGGAATCAATGCGGGTGTTCTGGGAATTTGTTCGAGCAGATAAAGATTATGGGAATGTGATCTTTAAAGCTTCTCGGCACAACAGAATTGATCTTAAAGACCCTATGATTTCTGGTCTTATGGTGGACATTAAAACACAACTACAGAAA AAGGAGAGAAGGCTCAAGGACATAGTGAGAACCGGGAATTGCATAGTGAAGAAGTTCCAAAAGCACCATGAGGATGAACTTGATCATGAGCAATTGGTTGCTCGGGTGGGGTTGAGATTGATTTCAAGGGTGGTAAACATGTCCAAATTGAGAAAAGAACAGCTAATATGGTGTAATGAGAAGTTACTCCGAATCAAGTTTTTGAGCAGGAAGATTGTTCAGGTGGAACCTTCCTTCTTGCTTTTTCCATGTTGA